Proteins from a single region of Gemmatimonadota bacterium:
- a CDS encoding class A beta-lactamase-related serine hydrolase — protein sequence MLTPAFRLGVLTLALFWGSARALDGQAIATHPRVKEALAAYEKWLDGERAFKKIPGIASALVIDQDVIWQGGTGYADWARKTPATPNTLYSICSISKLFTSISTLQLRDQGKLRLDDPVAKHVPWFAPKTAYPADGPITVEGLLTHASGLQREFADTLWVEPNMAFPTIDELKRDVAGREVAYRPEQYFQYSNLGFTMLGAVVEAASGRPYADYVQTNILGPLGLTNTFSEMPAAERGKRLAMGYSGIDRDGNRHPMPFYQTKAMAPAAGYASTALDLAKFASWQFRLLAEGGTTVLSATTLREMQRVHFLDPGWKTTWGLGFEVWRHDDKTFVGHGGSCPGYRTQLTMKPDEKIATIVMTNTFDTDASGLAQQAYEFLGPAVKEARADTARTIAAADPALDRYLGTYLSFGGEMEVIRWQGGLATMQVPSANPVKTITKYRKTGDHTFREIRPDGALGERMTFDLGPDGRPTRARTNYLMPRIK from the coding sequence ATGTTGACTCCCGCCTTCCGGCTCGGCGTTCTGACGCTCGCCCTTTTCTGGGGTAGCGCCCGAGCCCTCGACGGCCAAGCAATCGCCACCCATCCCCGGGTCAAAGAAGCCCTCGCGGCCTACGAAAAGTGGCTCGACGGCGAACGGGCCTTCAAGAAGATCCCCGGCATCGCGTCCGCGCTGGTCATCGACCAAGACGTGATCTGGCAGGGCGGCACCGGGTATGCGGATTGGGCCCGGAAGACGCCGGCCACCCCGAACACCCTCTACAGCATCTGCTCGATTTCAAAACTGTTCACCAGTATTTCGACGCTCCAACTCCGCGACCAAGGCAAGCTCCGCCTCGATGATCCGGTGGCCAAGCACGTCCCCTGGTTCGCGCCGAAGACGGCCTACCCGGCCGACGGCCCGATCACCGTCGAGGGGCTGTTGACCCATGCCTCGGGATTGCAGCGGGAGTTTGCCGACACCCTCTGGGTCGAGCCGAACATGGCCTTCCCGACCATCGACGAACTCAAGCGCGACGTGGCCGGCCGCGAGGTGGCCTACCGGCCCGAGCAGTACTTCCAGTACTCCAACCTCGGCTTCACGATGCTGGGCGCCGTGGTGGAGGCCGCCTCGGGCCGGCCCTACGCCGACTACGTCCAAACCAACATTCTGGGCCCCTTGGGCTTGACCAACACCTTCTCCGAAATGCCGGCGGCGGAACGCGGGAAACGATTGGCCATGGGCTACAGCGGTATCGACCGGGACGGCAACCGTCACCCGATGCCGTTCTATCAGACCAAGGCCATGGCGCCGGCCGCTGGCTACGCGTCGACCGCCCTCGATCTCGCCAAGTTCGCTTCGTGGCAATTCCGGTTGCTCGCCGAGGGCGGCACGACCGTCCTCTCCGCCACCACCCTCCGGGAAATGCAGCGGGTCCACTTCCTGGATCCGGGCTGGAAGACCACCTGGGGCTTAGGGTTCGAAGTCTGGCGCCATGATGACAAGACCTTCGTTGGCCACGGGGGCAGCTGCCCGGGCTACCGAACCCAGTTGACCATGAAGCCCGACGAGAAGATCGCCACCATCGTCATGACCAACACCTTCGACACCGACGCGTCCGGGTTGGCCCAGCAGGCCTACGAGTTCCTCGGCCCCGCCGTCAAGGAAGCCCGGGCCGACACGGCCCGCACCATCGCCGCGGCCGACCCCGCGCTCGATCGGTACCTCGGTACCTATTTGAGCTTCGGGGGCGAAATGGAAGTGATCCGGTGGCAGGGCGGGTTGGCCACGATGCAGGTGCCGAGCGCCAATCCGGTCAAGACCATCACGAAGTACCGCAAAACGGGCGACCACACCTTCCGGGAAATCCGGCCGGACGGCGCGTTAGGCGAACGAATGACCTTCGACCTCGGTCCCGACGGCCGGCCAACCCGGGCGCGGACCAACTACCTCATGCCGAGAATCAAGTGA